The following are from one region of the Odontesthes bonariensis isolate fOdoBon6 chromosome 12, fOdoBon6.hap1, whole genome shotgun sequence genome:
- the LOC142395940 gene encoding olfactory receptor 5F1-like produces the protein MMNNVSVISFFFLSGLSETRNYRSILFFLSLLCYCIIILVNVSLIMFIILDNSLHEPMYILLCAFCMNGLYGTTGFYPKFLWDLLSPVHAISYCGCLVQAQVMYSFACSDLSILAVMAYDRYLAICRPLEYHSIMSKQKVVKLVCFSWLTPFCIMATNIFLTSRLNLCSQFISRLYCVNWSVVKLVCFPAETTVNNIVAYISIIIYVFHGFFIIWSYMYLIKTCANSIENRAKFMQTCVPHLISLLTFLVTILFDVMTMRFGSESLPQNLQNFVAVEFLVIPPIMNPLIYGFKLTKIRMKIFSFASSKVKKHPCGLVVMHS, from the coding sequence ATGATGAATAATGTATCtgtaatttcatttttttttctttcaggtttAAGTGAAACAAGAAACTACAGATCGATTCTCTTTTTTCTCAGCTTGCTGTGTTACTGCATTATCATCCTGGTAAATGTTTCTCTCATTATGTTCATTATCTTGGATAACAGCCTTCACGAACCAATGTATATTCTGCTGTGTGCTTTTTGCATGAATGGACTTTATGGGACAACAGGTTTCTACCCCAAGTTTCTGTGGGATCTGCTCTCTCCTGTTCATGCCATCTCTTATTGTGGATGTCTTGTTCAGGCTCAGGTGATGTACTCTTTTGCCTGCAGCGATCTGTCCATTCTTGCAGTCATGGCATATGATAGATATCTGGCTATTTGTCGCCCACTGGAGTACCACTCTATTATGTCAAAGCAAAAAGTTGTAAAGTTGGTGTGTTTTTCTTGGTTAACACCTTTCTGTATCATGGCAACAAATATTTTTCTGACATCAAGACTGAATTTATGCAGCCAATTTATTTCCAGACTCTACTGTGTGAACTGGAGTGTTGTGAAATTGGTTTGTTTTCCAGCTGAAACTACAGTTAACAACATAGTTGCATATATATCAATAATCATCTATGTATTTCATGGTTTTTTCATTATTTGGTCCTACATGTATCTCATTAAAACATGTGCTAATTCTATAGAAAACAGGGCAAAGTTCATGCAAACATGTGTGCCACATTTAATATCTTTACTTACCTTTCTCGTGACTATACTTTTTGATGTCATGACAATGCGATTTGGTTCCGAAAGTTTACCTCAAAACCTTCAAAACTTTGTTGCAGTAGAATTTCTTGTCATACCTCCCATTATGAATCCTCTCATTTATGGTTTCAAGTTGACTAAAATTCGAATGaaaatttttagttttgcttctTCAAAGGTTAAAAAACACCCCTGTGGTCTTGTTGTAATGCACAGTTAA
- the LOC142395942 gene encoding olfactory receptor 4B13-like: MKNISNTSYFNLTMFVNIGNYCYPTFVVCFLVFAFIISANLVIIVVISREKGLHEPMYIFIMCLSLNSLYGSAGFFLRFLRDLLSDTHLISRPACFTQIYVIYSYASNELTILSIMAYDRYVAVCQPLHYHNKMSSRMVTQLLALAWIYPAFPVLTCVYLASRLPLCGNKIPKVFCANWPVVKLSCVPTVLNNLVGMFLSISSVFLSLAFVLYTYVRILLVCRKHSSEFKRKVMQSCLPHIVTFVNYSIAGFCDIALSRINLEELNPFVAVILSLEFVVIPPILNPLVYGLKLPEIRKPILRMLLCSNPKQRKKAKTPQKKVYNK; encoded by the coding sequence ATGAAAAACATTTCTAATACCTCTTATTTTAACCTCACAATGTTTGTGAACATAGGCAATTACTGTTACCCAACCTTTGTTGTGTGTTTCTTGGTGTTTGCTTTCATTATCTCTGCCAATCTTGTCATCATAGTTGTAATATCACGAGAGAAAGGTCTACATGAGCCCATGTATATTTTCATCATGTGTCTCTCGCTTAACTCTCTGTATGGCTCTGCTGGATTTTTTCTTAGATTTCTAAGAGACCTTCTATCTGATACTCATTTAATATCACGACCAGCATGTTTCACTCAGATTTATGTAATCTATAGCTATGCATCAAATGAGCTCACCATTTTGAGCATAATGGCATATGATCGGTATGTTGCCGTGTGCCAACCTTTACATTATCACAACAAAATGAGCTCCAGGATGGTCACTCAATTGCTTGCCTTAGCGTGGATCTATCCAGCTTTTCCTGTTTTAACCTGTGTTTATCTGGCCTCCAGACTTCCACTGTGTGGCAACAAGATACCAAAGGTATTCTGTGCCAACTGGCCTGTTGTAAAATTGTCATGTGTCCCTACTGTGCTCAATAACTTAGTTGGCATGTTTCTCAGCATAAGCTCAGTCTTTCTGTCCCTGGCTTTTGTCCTGTATACATATGTAAGAATTTTACTGGTTTGTAGGAAACACTCCTCAGAGTTCAAGAGAAAAGTCATGCAAAGCTGCTTGCCACACATTGTTACTTTTGTCAACTATTCTATTGCTGGGTTTTGTGACATTGCCCTGAGTAGAATTAacctggaggagctgaatccATTTGTTGCAGTCATTCTGTCACTTGAGTTTGTTGTTATTCCTCCTATTCTGAACCCTCTTGTGTATGGCTTAAAGTTACCAGAAATTAGAAAACCTATACTGAGAATGTTGTTGTGTTCAAACCCTaagcaaagaaaaaaggcaaaaacgCCTCAGAAAAAAGTATATAATAAGTAA